A window from Variovorax sp. PBL-E5 encodes these proteins:
- a CDS encoding PilT/PilU family type 4a pilus ATPase, protein MNTMERILRLMAERKASDIYLSANSPALIRINGNCLPINAQVLPPEAPLNLLAEVVHESRIAELERSGELNMAIALPGAGNFRISAMRQRGSYAVVVRHIASVIPSFDELNLPEILKTLIMEKRGLILMVGSTGAGKSTTLASMLDYRNENATGHILTVEEPIEFTFTNKKSMVNQRDVGSDTQSLQIALKNALRQAPDVIQIGEIRDRETMTAAIAYAQSGHLCVATLHANNSYRALNRILSFYPVEVRATLLGDLGGALRAIVAQRLLRTPANTRVPALEVLLNTALVADLIGQGDFSAVKEAMEQSMAEGSQTFEEDIARLVVGNVVTREEGLSQADSPTNLMWRLQNRTAPPARNEDRALLDQVEEPTFTDITLDVRL, encoded by the coding sequence GCCGAGCGCAAGGCCTCCGACATCTACCTTTCGGCCAACTCGCCGGCGCTGATCCGGATCAATGGCAACTGCCTGCCGATCAATGCGCAGGTGCTGCCGCCCGAGGCGCCGCTCAACCTGCTGGCCGAGGTGGTGCACGAAAGCCGCATCGCCGAACTCGAACGCAGCGGCGAACTGAACATGGCGATCGCGCTGCCTGGCGCCGGCAATTTCCGCATCAGCGCCATGCGCCAGCGCGGCAGCTACGCGGTCGTGGTGCGGCACATCGCATCGGTCATTCCGTCCTTCGACGAGCTGAATCTGCCGGAGATCCTCAAGACGCTCATCATGGAAAAGCGCGGCCTGATTCTGATGGTGGGCTCCACCGGCGCCGGCAAGAGCACCACGCTGGCGTCGATGCTCGACTACCGCAACGAGAACGCCACCGGCCACATCCTGACGGTCGAAGAGCCGATCGAATTCACCTTCACCAACAAGAAGTCGATGGTGAACCAGCGCGACGTAGGCAGCGACACGCAGTCGCTGCAGATCGCGCTCAAGAACGCCCTGCGCCAGGCGCCCGACGTGATCCAGATCGGCGAGATCCGCGACCGCGAGACCATGACGGCCGCGATCGCCTATGCGCAGTCGGGCCATCTGTGCGTGGCCACGCTGCATGCCAACAACAGCTACCGCGCGCTGAACCGCATCCTGAGCTTCTATCCGGTCGAGGTGCGTGCCACGCTGTTGGGCGATCTCGGCGGCGCACTGCGTGCGATCGTCGCGCAGCGCCTGCTGCGCACGCCCGCGAACACGCGCGTGCCGGCGCTCGAAGTGCTGCTGAACACGGCCCTGGTGGCCGACCTGATCGGCCAGGGCGACTTCTCGGCCGTGAAGGAGGCCATGGAGCAGTCGATGGCCGAAGGCTCGCAGACCTTCGAGGAGGACATCGCGCGCCTGGTCGTGGGCAACGTGGTCACGCGCGAGGAAGGCTTGTCGCAGGCCGACTCGCCGACCAACCTCATGTGGCGTCTGCAGAACCGCACGGCGCCGCCCGCGCGCAACGAGGACCGCGCCCTGCTCGACCAGGTCGAAGAGCCGACCTTCACGGACATCACGCTCGACGTCCGGTTGTAG